The Fictibacillus arsenicus genome contains a region encoding:
- a CDS encoding NADP-dependent oxidoreductase, which translates to MLMKNERILLVNRPKGTPEKSDFRFEATAIPELENDQVLVKTIYLSVDPYMRGRMNDTKSYVPPFELNEVISGGVVGQVIQSRSSELAEGDFVIGNLGWQKYNAVSDASVRKLDPSIAPLTTNLGVLGMTGLTAYFGLLDIGNPQEGETVVVSGAAGAVGTIVGQIAKIKGTRVVGIAGSDEKISYLKDGLGFDEAINYKTDDVYKALKNACPDGVDVYFDNVGGEISDHVLRQINKGARIAICGQIALYNLEKMDVGPRIQSQLLINSALMKGFIVSDYAAHFEEGAVQLAKWLKEGKLSYSENIVEGFENTVDAFLGLFSGENTGKQLVKVAEPENV; encoded by the coding sequence ATGTTGATGAAAAACGAAAGAATTTTATTAGTGAACCGTCCAAAGGGAACACCAGAAAAAAGTGATTTCCGCTTTGAAGCAACAGCAATTCCAGAGCTTGAAAATGATCAAGTATTAGTGAAAACAATCTATCTTTCTGTAGATCCATATATGAGAGGGCGCATGAACGATACAAAATCTTATGTGCCTCCTTTTGAATTGAACGAAGTCATCTCAGGCGGTGTAGTTGGACAGGTAATCCAATCTCGTTCAAGCGAACTGGCTGAAGGCGATTTTGTAATCGGCAACCTCGGCTGGCAAAAATACAATGCCGTAAGTGATGCTTCAGTAAGAAAGCTTGACCCTTCTATTGCACCGCTTACCACAAACCTTGGTGTACTTGGAATGACAGGCTTAACTGCTTATTTCGGCTTGCTTGATATCGGCAACCCGCAAGAAGGTGAAACCGTTGTTGTCAGCGGGGCAGCTGGAGCAGTAGGAACAATCGTCGGCCAGATCGCTAAAATTAAAGGTACCCGAGTTGTTGGGATCGCCGGGTCTGATGAGAAGATTTCATATTTGAAAGATGGATTAGGCTTTGATGAAGCGATCAACTATAAAACAGATGATGTTTATAAAGCGCTGAAGAATGCATGTCCAGATGGTGTGGATGTATATTTTGACAACGTTGGCGGCGAGATTTCCGATCATGTTCTTCGCCAGATCAATAAAGGTGCGCGTATTGCCATCTGCGGACAGATCGCTCTTTATAATTTAGAAAAAATGGACGTAGGACCGCGCATTCAAAGTCAGCTTCTGATTAACAGTGCGCTTATGAAAGGATTTATCGTGAGTGATTATGCGGCTCATTTTGAAGAGGGTGCCGTTCAGCTTGCAAAATGGCTAAAAGAAGGCAAGCTTTCATACAGTGAGAACATTGTTGAAGGCTTCGAGAACACAGTAGATGCCTTTTTAGGACTGTTTTCTGGGGAAAACACCGGAAAACAGCTTGTAAAAGTAGCAGAGCCTGAGAATGTATAA
- a CDS encoding GAF domain-containing protein, with the protein MTDNQKNLMSNYYSLKSVSQKMFKLISKQLNVKTTYVTKRGETAMTVLSSYNEEEEIIPEGYSVEYGGTYCRLIIMNEGDVMHTTNLMKDAITRELEVTGQLNVKGFLGVTLKDLNGNVFGTLCVMDREERNFSEDDINYLKSIADILSHMIELDQTKYNIGFLSVPIIPITNGISILSLQGIVDDKRSEQIMREVLQAAANHKISYFIIDLSKLLNEENEFPEVLFHMTDALNLMGVDTIITAVTPAFAKEQANNRDLNKLKTKFVNDIESALEYIGYSLVEK; encoded by the coding sequence GTGACTGATAATCAGAAAAATTTAATGTCTAATTACTATTCATTGAAGTCTGTTTCCCAGAAGATGTTTAAATTGATTAGTAAACAATTAAATGTGAAAACTACGTATGTAACCAAAAGAGGAGAAACAGCGATGACTGTCCTCAGTTCCTATAATGAAGAAGAAGAGATTATACCAGAAGGATACAGTGTAGAGTACGGTGGAACGTATTGTCGTTTAATCATCATGAATGAAGGTGACGTCATGCATACCACAAACTTAATGAAAGATGCTATTACAAGAGAGTTAGAAGTTACTGGTCAATTAAACGTCAAAGGTTTCTTAGGTGTGACGTTAAAAGATTTAAATGGAAATGTGTTCGGTACGTTATGTGTGATGGACAGAGAAGAAAGAAATTTTTCTGAAGACGATATTAACTATCTAAAATCAATAGCTGATATATTATCTCACATGATTGAGCTAGATCAGACAAAATACAATATCGGATTTTTAAGTGTTCCGATTATCCCAATTACAAATGGCATATCCATTCTTTCTTTACAGGGTATTGTAGATGACAAACGTTCGGAACAGATCATGAGGGAAGTACTGCAAGCTGCTGCAAATCATAAAATAAGTTACTTTATTATTGATCTATCTAAGCTTCTTAATGAAGAAAATGAATTCCCGGAAGTTCTTTTCCATATGACCGACGCACTAAATTTAATGGGTGTGGATACGATCATTACAGCAGTTACTCCCGCGTTTGCCAAGGAACAGGCTAACAATAGAGATTTAAATAAATTAAAAACTAAATTCGTCAATGACATAGAGTCTGCTCTTGAATACATAGGCTATTCATTAGTCGAAAAATAA
- a CDS encoding PAS domain-containing sensor histidine kinase, giving the protein MEAITRDMKYIQDFIDQLSEAVVLVAPSMNIAAVNHHFLELTGDAAFLKGKSIDEIVLRHKDGEDGNLLTAKGFISVKVSEGLLPVKEDFYRYFILKEQPSVVHSCQEPLLKTLMNIVPDFIGIKDGNGRFLFANEFVGKLFELQGFDFTGKTDADLQEIKPFFRDVFQYCIETDEQVWQAKEIVRCEEFVPAKDGSTRFFDVYKIPVFNPDGSRKNLLVFGREVTEKIESRVLLEESEARYRLLAENAMDMITTHTMDGTYTYVSPACEILLGRKQEELIGKTGYWLLHPEDEEAAWKGHEQLMEGPCTATVQFRLQHKNGHFVWIETSCKSIADDTGKVVEIIGVTRDISERKKSEEMLRQSDKLSIVGLLAASVAHEIRNPLTSLKGFIQLFQECEQLDAANYYNIMHKELNRIDQIMGQLLLMAKPQAKSYKKTSLRELVEFVETLLQPEALVQNVEIQSDLCEKLPYITAEENGLKQVLINVVKNAMDSMAKGGIISIEGKRVDDCIHLIVKDQGCGIPADRLEKLGEPFYTTKEKGTGLGLMISSKIMKEHKGELKFHSEEGKGTTVSMILPV; this is encoded by the coding sequence ATGGAAGCGATTACAAGAGATATGAAATATATACAGGATTTTATTGACCAGCTTTCAGAAGCAGTTGTGCTTGTTGCACCTAGCATGAATATTGCTGCAGTGAATCATCATTTTCTAGAATTGACAGGAGACGCAGCTTTTTTAAAAGGAAAGTCTATTGATGAAATCGTTTTGCGTCACAAAGATGGAGAAGATGGAAACCTTTTAACAGCAAAAGGCTTTATAAGTGTGAAGGTTAGTGAAGGCTTGCTGCCTGTTAAGGAAGATTTCTACCGGTATTTTATATTGAAAGAGCAGCCTTCGGTCGTTCACTCCTGCCAGGAGCCCTTATTAAAAACGCTGATGAACATCGTTCCAGATTTTATTGGGATAAAAGATGGAAACGGTCGCTTCTTGTTTGCAAACGAATTTGTCGGCAAGCTTTTTGAACTGCAAGGATTTGATTTTACAGGGAAAACAGATGCTGACCTTCAAGAGATTAAACCTTTTTTTCGAGATGTCTTTCAATATTGTATTGAAACGGATGAACAAGTCTGGCAGGCGAAGGAAATTGTCCGCTGTGAAGAATTTGTACCTGCAAAAGACGGAAGCACGCGCTTTTTTGATGTCTATAAAATTCCTGTGTTTAATCCGGATGGCTCCCGAAAAAACCTGCTCGTTTTTGGGAGAGAGGTAACGGAAAAGATCGAATCACGCGTGCTGCTGGAAGAGAGTGAAGCGAGATACAGGCTGCTCGCTGAAAATGCGATGGATATGATCACAACACATACGATGGACGGCACATATACGTATGTATCTCCTGCTTGTGAAATACTGCTTGGTAGAAAGCAGGAAGAGCTAATCGGTAAAACAGGCTATTGGCTGCTCCATCCCGAAGATGAAGAAGCAGCTTGGAAAGGTCATGAACAATTAATGGAAGGACCATGCACAGCTACTGTTCAATTCAGGCTGCAGCATAAGAATGGACATTTCGTCTGGATCGAAACGTCTTGTAAAAGCATTGCGGATGATACGGGAAAAGTAGTTGAGATAATAGGAGTTACCCGTGATATATCGGAACGTAAAAAGTCTGAAGAAATGCTCCGCCAATCGGATAAACTTTCGATCGTCGGCCTGCTTGCCGCATCGGTAGCACATGAGATCAGAAATCCTTTAACCTCTTTAAAAGGATTCATTCAGCTTTTTCAGGAATGCGAACAACTCGACGCTGCGAACTATTACAACATTATGCATAAAGAATTGAACCGCATCGATCAAATCATGGGACAGCTGTTATTGATGGCAAAACCGCAAGCGAAGTCTTACAAAAAAACATCGCTTCGGGAGCTCGTTGAGTTTGTAGAAACATTGCTTCAGCCAGAGGCACTTGTACAAAATGTTGAGATTCAAAGTGACTTGTGTGAAAAACTGCCGTATATTACTGCTGAGGAAAATGGACTGAAGCAAGTATTGATCAATGTGGTTAAAAACGCCATGGACTCTATGGCAAAGGGTGGAATCATCTCCATTGAAGGAAAAAGGGTAGATGATTGCATTCATTTGATCGTAAAAGATCAAGGATGCGGAATCCCGGCAGACCGTCTTGAAAAGCTTGGAGAACCTTTTTACACAACAAAAGAAAAAGGGACCGGCCTTGGCTTGATGATAAGTTCAAAAATTATGAAAGAGCATAAAGGTGAGCTTAAGTTTCATAGTGAGGAAGGCAAAGGAACGACGGTTAGTATGATACTGCCTGTTTAA
- a CDS encoding AmiS/UreI family transporter, translating to MGAIGLLFSGAALFLNSLMLLGKAEEKSVAFFNILVGALQVITPLYLIITSDQSNWSMFNNGAVFLFGFTYLYLGATILKGYDSTGLGWYSLWVAMMALVYAVVFYIQENDALNALIWVMWAFLWCLFYLSSALKKPYEAYIGRVAFVQSWVTLTLPSLFMLLDIWQVAKLQQIWIYVCLASSVYFAVEAILFFKGRKQEQLQELAQ from the coding sequence ATGGGTGCTATCGGATTATTATTTTCTGGTGCGGCATTGTTTTTGAACAGTTTAATGCTGCTCGGTAAAGCAGAAGAAAAAAGTGTAGCGTTTTTTAATATATTAGTTGGAGCTTTGCAGGTCATTACGCCGCTCTATTTAATCATTACATCTGACCAATCGAACTGGTCAATGTTCAACAATGGGGCTGTTTTTTTATTTGGATTCACCTATCTCTATTTAGGGGCAACGATTTTGAAAGGGTACGATTCCACCGGTCTCGGCTGGTACTCTCTATGGGTTGCGATGATGGCGCTCGTATATGCAGTAGTTTTTTACATTCAAGAAAACGATGCACTTAACGCTCTTATTTGGGTGATGTGGGCATTTTTATGGTGCTTGTTCTATTTATCATCTGCTCTCAAAAAGCCTTATGAAGCTTACATTGGAAGAGTCGCTTTTGTTCAGTCATGGGTAACATTAACGCTTCCATCTCTATTCATGCTGCTTGATATTTGGCAAGTTGCAAAGCTGCAGCAAATTTGGATCTATGTTTGTTTAGCATCATCCGTATATTTTGCAGTGGAAGCTATTCTGTTCTTTAAAGGGAGAAAGCAAGAACAGCTTCAGGAATTAGCGCAATAG
- the speB gene encoding agmatinase has product MRFDEAYSGNVFILSKPDYKTADAVLYGMPMDWTVSFRPGSRFGPARIREASLGLEEYSPYMDKHLEEVNYFDAGDIPLPFGNPQRSLDMIEEYVSTLLADNKFPLGMGGEHLVTWPVFKALKQKYDDYVVIHIDAHADLREQYEGEVLSHSTPIRKVCDLIGAENVYSFGIRSGMREEFEFAKTSGMHMYKFDVAEPLKEVLPTLKGRNVYVTIDIDVLDPSAAPGTGTAEAGGITSKELLEAIQLIAKADINIIGADLVEVAPIYDPSEQTPIAASKFLREILLGWVK; this is encoded by the coding sequence ATGCGTTTTGATGAAGCTTATTCTGGAAATGTATTTATTTTAAGCAAGCCTGATTATAAAACGGCAGATGCAGTACTTTACGGAATGCCGATGGACTGGACTGTTTCCTTCCGCCCTGGCAGCCGTTTTGGTCCTGCTAGAATACGCGAGGCGTCACTAGGATTGGAAGAATACAGCCCGTACATGGACAAGCATCTTGAAGAAGTGAACTACTTCGATGCAGGAGATATTCCATTGCCGTTCGGAAATCCTCAGCGTTCATTGGATATGATTGAAGAGTACGTTTCTACACTATTAGCCGACAACAAGTTCCCGCTCGGCATGGGTGGAGAACACCTTGTAACATGGCCTGTTTTTAAAGCACTGAAGCAAAAATATGATGACTATGTCGTAATCCATATTGATGCACATGCTGATCTTCGCGAGCAGTATGAAGGGGAAGTGTTATCTCACTCAACGCCGATTCGCAAAGTTTGTGATCTAATCGGAGCAGAAAACGTGTATTCTTTTGGAATCCGTTCAGGCATGCGTGAAGAGTTCGAATTCGCTAAAACAAGCGGCATGCATATGTATAAGTTTGACGTTGCTGAGCCACTGAAAGAAGTTCTTCCGACGTTAAAAGGACGCAACGTTTATGTGACGATCGACATCGATGTGCTTGACCCATCTGCAGCACCTGGAACAGGAACGGCAGAAGCGGGCGGAATTACATCTAAAGAGCTTCTTGAAGCGATTCAGCTGATCGCGAAAGCAGACATCAACATTATTGGAGCTGATTTAGTAGAGGTAGCTCCCATTTATGACCCTTCAGAACAAACACCAATCGCAGCAAGCAAATTTCTTCGTGAAATCTTGCTTGGCTGGGTGAAATAA
- the speE gene encoding polyamine aminopropyltransferase, translating into MSIWFTEKQTENFGITMKINKTYVSEQTEFQKLDMVETEEFGNMLILDGMVMTTQKDEFVYHEMVAHVPLFTHPNPKHVLVVGGGDGGVIREVLKHPSVEKAVLVEIDGKVIEYSKKYLPEIAVDLENPRVEVKVDDGFMHIATSENEYDVIMVDSTEPVGPAAKLFEKGFYEGISKALKEDGIFVAQTDNPWFTPELISQVFSDVSEIFPITRLYTANIPTYPSGLWTFTIGSKKHDPLEVPAERFHDIETKYWTPQLHTAAFALPKFVSDLLK; encoded by the coding sequence ATGAGTATTTGGTTTACTGAAAAACAAACAGAAAACTTCGGAATTACGATGAAGATTAACAAAACATACGTATCTGAGCAAACAGAATTTCAAAAGCTTGATATGGTTGAAACAGAAGAATTCGGAAACATGCTGATCCTTGATGGCATGGTAATGACGACACAAAAAGACGAGTTCGTTTACCACGAGATGGTAGCGCATGTACCTCTTTTCACGCATCCAAATCCTAAGCACGTTTTAGTAGTTGGCGGAGGAGACGGCGGAGTAATCCGTGAAGTTCTTAAGCACCCATCTGTTGAAAAAGCAGTGCTTGTTGAGATCGACGGAAAAGTAATCGAGTACTCTAAAAAGTATTTGCCTGAAATCGCTGTTGACTTAGAGAACCCGCGTGTTGAAGTAAAAGTGGACGACGGCTTCATGCACATCGCAACAAGCGAGAACGAGTATGACGTTATTATGGTAGACTCAACTGAGCCTGTTGGACCTGCTGCAAAGCTATTTGAAAAAGGTTTCTATGAAGGAATCTCTAAAGCACTTAAAGAAGACGGAATCTTCGTTGCGCAAACAGACAACCCTTGGTTCACACCTGAGTTGATCTCTCAAGTTTTCAGTGACGTTAGCGAGATCTTCCCGATCACTCGTCTTTACACAGCAAACATCCCGACTTACCCAAGCGGACTTTGGACATTCACGATTGGTTCAAAGAAACACGATCCATTAGAAGTACCAGCTGAGCGTTTCCACGATATCGAAACGAAATATTGGACACCACAGCTTCACACTGCTGCATTTGCATTGCCGAAGTTTGTAAGTGACCTATTGAAATAA
- a CDS encoding alanine/glycine:cation symporter family protein: MNIANEFIGFMNNLLWTYVIVGGLLGLGVYFSVKTKFVQLRMIKEMFRILTDKAMVTTEGKKGVSSFQSFCIGAATRIGTGNLAGVAIAIAIGGPGAIFWMWVVALFGGATSFIESTLAQVYKIKDKEGFRGGPAYYMQKALNARWLGIIFAFFIALAFGLIFNAVQSNTISLAFESAFGTNRTVIGLALVGLTALVIFGGVKRIAKVSEVIVPIMAGFYIILGLYVMATNISQVPAVFALIFKSAFGLEQAVGGGIGAAIMNGVKRGLFSNEAGMGSAPNAAATAVVSHPAKQGLIQTLGVFVDTLLVCSATGFIILMGDAYGKSDLTGIELLQASLESHVGGWAGIFIAISIFLFAYSSIIGSYYYGETNIEFIKKSKTNIFIYRIAVLGMVMFGALASLQIVWDLADLSMAFMATINLVALALLGKLAFKVLRHYLEQRKRGKDPVFYADSIPELGELEAWEKAPVKEEQRVS, translated from the coding sequence ATGAACATTGCTAATGAGTTTATCGGCTTTATGAACAACTTGTTATGGACGTATGTCATTGTCGGGGGATTACTTGGACTTGGCGTTTATTTCTCCGTTAAAACAAAGTTTGTTCAGCTTCGCATGATCAAGGAAATGTTTCGTATTCTGACAGACAAAGCGATGGTTACTACAGAGGGTAAAAAAGGAGTCTCATCTTTCCAGTCATTCTGTATTGGAGCTGCTACACGTATTGGTACGGGTAACTTAGCCGGTGTCGCAATCGCTATTGCGATCGGTGGTCCTGGAGCTATCTTCTGGATGTGGGTTGTTGCTCTCTTTGGTGGAGCGACAAGTTTTATTGAAAGTACACTTGCACAAGTTTACAAAATTAAGGATAAAGAAGGCTTTAGAGGCGGACCTGCTTATTACATGCAAAAAGCTTTAAACGCCCGCTGGCTTGGCATCATTTTTGCTTTCTTTATTGCATTGGCATTCGGATTAATCTTTAACGCGGTTCAATCCAATACCATTTCTTTAGCTTTTGAATCTGCATTTGGAACAAACCGTACTGTTATTGGACTAGCTTTAGTCGGACTTACAGCACTTGTTATTTTTGGCGGAGTGAAGCGTATCGCTAAAGTTTCGGAAGTTATCGTTCCGATTATGGCAGGGTTCTATATCATCTTAGGTCTATATGTAATGGCTACAAACATCTCACAAGTACCTGCAGTGTTTGCATTAATATTCAAGAGTGCTTTTGGACTTGAACAGGCAGTCGGCGGAGGAATTGGTGCTGCCATCATGAATGGTGTAAAACGGGGATTATTCTCAAACGAAGCCGGTATGGGAAGTGCACCGAACGCAGCTGCTACAGCTGTAGTCAGCCACCCGGCAAAACAAGGATTAATTCAAACACTTGGTGTATTTGTTGATACGTTGCTAGTATGTAGTGCTACTGGCTTCATCATCCTTATGGGAGATGCTTATGGAAAATCAGATCTTACTGGGATCGAACTGCTTCAAGCATCACTTGAATCACATGTAGGAGGCTGGGCTGGTATCTTTATTGCGATCTCTATCTTCCTGTTTGCCTACAGCTCCATTATCGGAAGCTACTATTATGGTGAAACAAATATTGAATTCATTAAAAAGAGTAAAACAAATATCTTCATCTACCGTATTGCTGTGCTTGGCATGGTCATGTTCGGCGCGTTAGCGAGCCTTCAGATCGTTTGGGATTTAGCAGACTTGTCAATGGCATTCATGGCAACGATCAACCTTGTAGCACTTGCGCTATTAGGGAAACTTGCCTTTAAAGTATTGCGTCATTATCTCGAACAGCGAAAACGCGGAAAAGACCCAGTGTTCTATGCAGACAGCATCCCTGAACTTGGCGAACTCGAAGCATGGGAAAAGGCACCTGTTAAAGAAGAACAGCGAGTTTCATAA